The genomic DNA CTCCAGCTCTCGGGCGATCTCGGCGGCCGTCACCGGGCGCGGCGAGCGGCGCAGGATCTGGATGATCTGAAACAGCCTGTCCGCACGCCGCATCCACCGACTCCTGCTGACAGAATGCTGTCAGCAGGGCGTCCCTACAAGTCCTCCCGCCACGGCCATCCCGCGCGCCGTGCCGACAGGAACCGCGCCATGATCACCCTGTACCACGCCCCGCAATCGCGCTCCTCGCGCATCGTCTGGCTCTTGGAGGAGATGGGAGTTCCCTACACCATCGCGCCGGTCTCGATCTTCCGGCCGATGACGGGCGAGGGCGTGCCGGACGCCACCAATCCGCATCCCGACAAGCGCGTCCCGGCCGTCCTGCACGCGGGCGGTCTGGTCACCGAGTCCCAGGCCATCGTGCTCTACCTGGCGGAGACGTTCCCCGAAGCCGGGCTGGCGCCGGCGGTGGGCGCCCCCGAGCGCGGCGCGTACCTGACGTGGCTGGCCTGGTACGTCGCCGAGTTCGAGCCCGCGCTGTTCGCCGGCCTGACGGGCGAGCTCGCGGGATCACCGCAGAAGCGCCGGAACCACGCGGCGGTGGTCGACCGCCTG from Methylobacterium oryzae includes the following:
- a CDS encoding glutathione S-transferase family protein; translation: MITLYHAPQSRSSRIVWLLEEMGVPYTIAPVSIFRPMTGEGVPDATNPHPDKRVPAVLHAGGLVTESQAIVLYLAETFPEAGLAPAVGAPERGAYLTWLAWYVAEFEPALFAGLTGELAGSPQKRRNHAAVVDRLEAALARGPYVMGARFSGADILIGSALGFGRAAFPPSAALDAYLDRCRARPAALRAAAKDGASGPQAA